Proteins found in one Zea mays cultivar B73 chromosome 1, Zm-B73-REFERENCE-NAM-5.0, whole genome shotgun sequence genomic segment:
- the LOC103643502 gene encoding uncharacterized protein, giving the protein MATPSTSAPSPSPSSAFPLTTTTRFPRSCSCPVRASALAERRRTRRRRAPDGGGAGGDRSAAAGAVEKGLRLVFLEQLAERARAADATGVADTIYDMVAAGLSPGPRSFHGLVAAHVLAGNAEGAMQSLRRELSSGVRPLHETFVALVRVFAKKGLSTRGMEILAAMERYKYDIRKAWLILVEELVKNHYLEDANTVFLKGAKGGLRGTDDIYDLLIEEDCKAGDHSNALTVAYQMEAYGRMATTFHFNCLLSVQATCGIPEVAFATFENMEYGGEDYMKPDTESYNWVIQAFTRATSYDRAADVAELLGMMVEDHKRIQPNARTYALLVECFTKYCMVNESIRHFRALQRIPGGTEVLYNEGNCGDPLSLYLRSLCLDGRPVELLEALEAMANDNQSIAPRAMILNRKYRTLVSSWIEPLQEEADVGFEIDYVARYIEEGGLTGERKRWVPRRGKTPLDPDEFGFAYSNPIETSFKQRCFEELKLYHRKLLITLRNEGPGILGDVSEEDVRRVIERLKKLVVGPKKNVVKPKAASKMVVSELKTELEAQGLPTDGTRQVLYQRVQKARRINRSRGVPLWVPPVEDEEEVDEDLDELISRIKPEDGNTEFWKRRFLGETRNYLCEEDSKEDGQDLDDELEDDDDNDDDEDDDESVKEAEEDEIDDEEVVEQTENQVGDDTKDKPAKEPNHHLQMIGVQLLKDIERTPVSSKKLKRMPEIDDDEDWFPEDPIEAFKVMREERMFDVSDMYTTADAWGWTWEREIKNKMPRKWSQEWEVELAIKIMHKVIELGGTPTIGDCAIILRAAMRAPLPSAFIPILQTTHSLGYKFGSPLYDEVVLLCLDLEEIDAAIAVVAEMETCGVKVPDETLDKVLASKRSGNSALPPPTEE; this is encoded by the exons ATGGCCACCCCCTCCACCTCCgctccgtcgccgtcgccgtcctcCGCCTTCCCACTCACCACCACCACACGCTTCCCCCGCTCATGCTCCTGCCCCGTGCGAGCCTCCGCGCTCGCCGAGCGGCGGCGCACGCGGCGGCGCCGGGCGCCCGATGGTGGGGGCGCCGGTGGGGACCGCTCGGCGGCCGCCGGGGCGGTGGAGAAGGGCCTGCGCCTGGTCTTCCTCGAGCAGCTCGCGGAGCGCGCGAGGGCTGCCGACGCCACGGGCGTGGCCGACACCATCTACGACATGGTCGCCGCGGGGCTTTCGCCCGGGCCGCGCTCCTTCCACGGCCTCGTCGCCGCGCATGTCCTCGCTGGCAACGCTGAAGGCGCC ATGCAATCTCTTAGAAGGGAACTCAGTTCTGGTGTGCGCCCTCTACATGAAACTTTTGTGGCTCTGGTCCGTGTTTTTGCCAAGAAGGGTCTTTCTACCAGGGGCATGGAGATCCTTGCTGCCATGGAGAGATATAAGTATGATATTCGCAAGGCCTGGCTAATTCTTGTAG AGGAACTAGTGAAGAATCATTATCTCGAGGATGCCAATACGGTATTTCTGAAAGGGGCAAAAGGCGGTCTACGAGGAACTGATGATATTTATGATCTTCTGATTGAAGAAGATTGCAAAGCTGGAGATCACTCCAATGCTTTGACAGTTGCTTACCAAATGGAGGCTTATGGAAGAATGGCAACCACATTCCATTTTAATTGCCTTCTCAGCGTGCAG GCTACTTGTGGAATTCCTGAAGTTGCCTTTGCAACATTTGAAAACATGGAATATGGAGGTGAAG ATTACATGAAACCTGATACAGAGTCTTATAACTGGGTTATACAAGCATTTACTAGAGCTACGTCCTATGACAG GGCAGCGGATGTCGCAGAATTACTCGGGATGATGGTGGAAGATCACAAACGCATTCAACCTAATGCAAGAACTTATGC GTTGTTAGTGGAATGCTTTACAAAGTACTGTATGGTTAATGAATCAATCAGGCATTTTCGTGCTTTACAAAGAATCCCTGGAGGAACAGAAGTCCTTTACAATGAAGGAAATTGTGGTGACCCACTTTCTCTCTATCTACGATCATTGTGCCTCGATG GAAGGCCTGTTGAGTTGCTTGAGGCTTTAGAAGCAATGGCTAATGATAACCAAAGTATTGCACCTCGAGCAATGATCTTAAACAGAAAATATCGCACATTGGTGAGCTCCTGGATAGAACCATTACAAGAAGAAGCTGATGTTGGTTTTGAAATTGATTATGTGGCCAG ATATATTGAAGAAGGAGGTCTTACAGGAGAGCGCAAACGTTGGGTGCCTCGCAGAGGAAAAACTCCTTTGGATCCAGATGAATTTGGATTTGCCTATTCAAATCCGATAGAAACATCCTTTAAACAGCGATGCTTTGAGGAATTGAAGTTATATCATCGAAAACTCCTAATTACGTTGAGAAATGAAGGCCCTGGTATTTTGGGTGATGTCTCTGAAGAAGATGTACGCAGAGTTATTGAAAGGCTAAAAAAGTTAGTTGTAGGGCCAAAGAAAAATGTTGTTAAGCCCAAGGCGGCAAGCAAAATGGTAGTATCTGAACTGAAAACTGAGCTTGAAGCTCAAGGATTACCTACTGATGGAACTAGACAAGTGCTTTACCAGAGAGTTCAAAAGGCTAGGAGAATCAATCGCTCACGTGGTGTACCACTTTGGGTTCCTCCTGTAGAAGACGAGGAAGAG GTTGATGAAGATTTAGATGAGCTGATCTCACGAATCAAGCCAGAAGATGGGAACACGGAGTTCTGGAAACGCCGTTTTCTGGGAGAAACTCGAAACTATCTTTGTGAAGAAGATAGTAAAGAAGACGGTCAAGATTTAGATGATGAATTGGAAGATGATGATGACaacgatgatgatgaggatgacgaTGAATCTGTAAAAGAAGCAGAAGAAGATgagatagatgatgaagaggttGTTGAGCAAACAGAAAATCAAGTTGGTGATGACACTAAAGATAAACCAGCAAAAGAacccaaccatcatcttcaaatgatAGGGGTACAGTTATTGAAGGATATAGAGAGGACACCTGTTTCTTCAAAGAAATTAAAGCGGATGCCAGAG attgatgatgatgaagactGGTTTCCTGAAGATCCAATTGAAGCCTTTAAGGTTATGCGGGAGGAGAGGATGTTCGATGTATCAGACATGTATACTACTGCAGATGCCTGGGGATGGACGTGGGAAAGAGAAATAAAGAACAAGATGCCACGTAAGTGGTCACAAGAATGGGAGGTTGAGTTGGCTATCAAGATAATGCACAAG GTAATAGAACTGGGTGGTACTCCGACAATTGGTGATTGTGCCATTATATTGCGAGCTGCTATGAGAGCACCACTCCCATCTGCTTTTATACCAATATTGCAAACAACACACAGTCTAGGTTATAAGTTTGGAAG CCCACTGTATGACGAAGTAGTCCTATTGTGCCTTGATCTGGAAGAAATTGACGCAGCCATTGCAGTAGTTGCGGAAATGGAGACTTGTGGGGTTAAGGTGCCAGATGAAACCTTGGACAAGGTGCTTGCGTCCAAACGGTCTGGAAATTCTGCCCTCCCACCACCTACGGAGGAGTAA